ACCCGGCCTACCACGAGCTGATGCGTACCGCGATCACCCATGGCATGCACGCCGCACCGTGGGCTGACGACCGCCCGGGTGCGCACGTGGTGCGAGCGGCCAAGACATCGGTGTGGACCGTCGAGCCGGGCCATATCTGCCCCATCTCGATGACCTACGCCGTCGTTCCGGCGCTGCGGTATAACTCCGAGCTGGCTGCGGTCTACGAGCCGCTGCTGACCAGTCGTGAGTACGACCCGGAGCTGAAGCCGGCGACCACGAAGGCCGGCATCACCGCCGGCATGTCGATGACCGAGAAGCAGGGTGGCTCCGACGTGCGCGCTGGCACCACCCAGGCGACCCCGAATGCGGACGGCAGCTACAGCTTGACCGGCCACAAGTGGTTCACTTCGGCGCCGATGTGCGACATCTTCCTGGTGCTCGCGCAGGCACCGGACGGGCTGTCGTGCTTCCTGCTGCCGCGGGTGCTGCCCGACGGCACCCGCAACCGAATGTTCTTGCAGCGGCTCAAGGACAAGCTCGGCAACCACGCAAACGCCTCGAGCGAGGTCGAATACGACGGTGCCGTCGCGTGGCTGGTGGGCGAGGAGGGCCGCGGCGTGCCGACCATCATCGAGATGGTCAACCTCACCCGGCTGGACTGCGCTCTGGGCAGTGCCACCAGCATGCGCACCGGCCTAACCCGCGCCGTCCACCATGCCCAGCATCGGAAGGCGTTCGGCGCCTACCTGATCGACCAGCCGTTGATGCGCAACGTGCTGGCCGACCTGGCGGTGGAGGCCGAGGCCGCCACCATCGTGGCAATGCGGATGGCCGGTGCCACCGACAACGCGGTGCGCGGGAACGAGACCGAAGCGCTGCTGCGTCGCATCGGCCTGGCGGCCGCCAAGTACTGGGTGTGCAAGCGCTCCACCGCTCACGCCGCCGAAGCGCTGGAGTGCCTGGGCGGCAACGGTTATGTCGAGGATTCCGGGATGCCCCGGCTCTACCGGGAGGCGCCGTTGATGGGCATCTGGGAGGGCTCGGGCAATGTCAGCGCGCTAGATACCTTGCGCGCCATGGCAACCCGGCCCGCATGCGTCGAGGTGCTGTTTGACGAGCTGGCCCGCAGCGCAGGCCAGGACCCCAGGCTGGACGGCCACGTCGAAAGGCTGCGTCCGCAGCTGGGCGATCTTGACACGATCGGTTATCGAGCCCGCAAGATTGCCGAAGACATCTGCCTGGCGTTGCAGGGATCGTTGTTGGTGCGCCACGGACATCCCGCCGTCGCCGAGGCGTTTCTGGCCACTCGGCTCGGCGGCCAGTGGGGCGGAGCGTACGGCACCATGCCGGCCGGTCTGGATCTCGCGCCCATCCTCGAGCGTGCGCTGGTAAAAGGCTGAGCGGCCGCTGATGACACACGCGATCAGGCCGGTCGATTTCGACAACCTGAAGACGATGACCTATGAGGTCACCGGTCGGATTGCGCGGATCACCTTCAACCGGCCGGAGAAGGGCAACGCGATCATCGCAGACACCCCGCTGGAGTTGTCTGCTCTGGTGGAGCGTGCCGATCTGGATCCAGGCGTGCATGTCATTCTGGTGTCCGGTCGCGGCGAGGGATTCTGTGCCGGCTTCGACCTGTCCGCCTACGCCGAGGGGTCGTCGTCGACCGGGGGCGGCGGCGCATACCAAGGCACGGTGCTAGATGGCAAGACCCAGGCCGTCAACCACCTACCGAACCAGCCGTGGGACCCGATGATCGACTACCAGATGATGAGCCGGTTCGTGCGCGGATTCGCCAGTCTGATGCATGCCGACAAGCCGACGGTGGTCAAGATCCACGGCTACTGCGTGGCCGGCGGCACCGACATCGCGCTGCACGCCGATCAGGTGATCGCCGCCGCCGACGCCAAGATCGGCTACCCGCCCACCCGGGTGTGGGGGGTGCCGGCGGCGGGCCTGTGGGCGCACCGGCTCGGCGACCAGCGGGCCAAACGGCTGCTGTTCACCGGCGATTGCATCACCGGCGCGCAGGCCGCCGAGTGGGGCCTGGCGGTCGAGGCGCCGGAGCCGGCTGACCTCGACGAGCGGACCGAGCGACTGGTGGCCCGGATCGCCGCACTGCCGGTCAATCAATTGATCATGGTCAAGCTCGCGCTCAATTCCGCTCTGCTGCAACAGGGTGTGGCCACCAGCAGGATGGTCAGCACCGTGTTCGACGGCGCCGCTCGGCACACACCCGAGGGGCACGCGTTTGTCGCCGACGCGGTCGAGCACGGCTTCCGGGATGCGGTGCGGCGCCGTGACGAGCCGTTTGGCGACTACGGCCGTCAAGCATCGCGGGTGTAACCATGCCGGCCATGACCGCCCGTTCGGTGGTACTCAGCGTGCTGCTCGGTGCTCATCCCGCGTGGGCCACCGCAAGCGAATTGATCCAGCTGACAGCGGATTTCGGTATCAAGGAGACGACGTTGCGGGTCGCGCTGACCCGCATGGTCGGTGCCGGGGATCTGGTCCGGTCCGCGGACGGCTACCGGCTCTCGGATCGGTTGCTGGCCCGCCAGCGCCGACAAGATGAGGCCATGCGCCCACGGACCCGCGCTTGGCACGGAAACTGGCACATGCTGATTGTCACCAGCATCGGCACCGATGCTCGTACCCGGGCCGCACTGCGAACCTGCATGCACCACAAGCGTTTCGGTGAATTGCGGGAAGGGGTGTGGATGCGGCCGGACAATCTCGACCTCGACTTGGAGTCCGACGTTGCGGCCCGGGTTAGGATGCTGACGGCCCGCGACGAGGCCCCCGCCGACTTGGCCGGGCAGCTGTGGGATCTGTCGGGGTGGACCGAGGCCGGCCACCGGTTGCTCGGCGACATGGCAGCGGCCACCGACATGCCCGGGCGATTTGTGGTGGCTGCGGCGATGGTGCGCCACCTGCTCACCGATCCGATGTTGCCCGCTGAACTGTTGCCCGCCGACTGGCCGGGCGCCGGGTTACGGGCGGCGTACCACGACTTCGCCACTGCAATGGCGAAACGACGCGATGCAACTCAACTCCTGGAGGTGACATGAGTGATCTGGTGCGTGTGGAGCGCAAAGGTCGGGTGACCACGGTGATTCTGAACCGGCCGGCCTCCCGCAACGCGGTCAACGGCCCGACCGCCGCGGCGTTGTGCGCGGCGTTCGAGCAATTCGACCGGGACGACGCCGCGTCGGTGGCCGTACTCTGGGGTGCGGGTGGAACCTTTTGTGCGGGAGCCGATTTGAAGGCCTTTGGCACACCGGAGGCCAACTCTGTGCACCGGACGGGTCCCGGCCCGATGGGGCCGTCACGAATGATGCTGTCCAAACCTGTGATCGCCGCCGTCAGCGGCTACGCCGTCGCCGGGGGGCTGGAATTGGCACTGTGGTGCGACCTGCGGGTGGCCGAGGAAGACGCCGTGTTCGGTGTGTTTTGCCGTCGCTGGGGGGTACCGCTCATCGACGGCGGCACCGTGCGACTGCCACGGCTGATCGGGCACAGCCGCGCGATGGACATGATCCTCACTGGCCGTGGGGTGCCGGCCGACGAAGCGCTGGCCATGGGGTTGGCCAATCGGGTGGTGCCCAAGGGTCAAGCCCGACAGGCGGCTGAGGAGTTGGCGGCGCAATTGGCCGCGCTGCCGCAGCAGTGTCTGCGATCGGATCGGCTGTCGGCGCTGCACCAGTGGGGCCTGCCCGAGTCCGCGGCGCTCGACCTCGAGTTCGCCAGCATCGCGCGGGTGGCCGGCGAGGCGCTAGAGGGGGCGAGACGGTTCGCCGCGGGTGCCGGTCGGCATGGGGCCCCGGCACCTCGGGCCGAACAGGGCGACACGCTTTAGGCGGGTACGGCTCAGACCAAGGCGAAGGTCCGTGCCGATGCCGGCGAGGGCCACGGCTGCGGAATGGGTCGTTGCCGGACAACCTGGGGCCACCAGAACCACTTTCCGAGGAGGGCCGCGATCGACGGTGTCATGAACGACCGGACGATCAGGGTGTCGAAGAGCAGGCCCATACCGATGGTGGTGCCAACCTGGGCCATCACGGTCAGCTCGCTGACGGCAAACGACATCATGGTGAAGGCAAACACCAGCCCGGCGGCGGTCACCACCGACCCGCTGCCACCCATCGCACGGATGATGCCGGTGTTGATTCCGGCGTGGATCTCCTCCTTGAGCCGGGCAACCAGCAGCAGGTTGTAGTCCGCGCCGACGGCCAGCAGGATGATGACCGCCATCGCCAACACCAACCAGTGCAGCTCGATACCCAGGATGTGTTGCCAGATCAGCACCGACAGCCCGAACGAGGCGCCCAGCGACAACACCACGGTGCCGACGATGACGGCGGCCGCGACGACGCTGCGGGTGGTGATCAGCATGATGATGAAGATCAGGCAGAGTGCGGAGATTCCGGCGATCATCAAGTCATAGGTGTTGCCGTCGGACAAGTCCTTGAACATCGCCGCGGTACCGCCCAGGTAGATCGCGGATCCCTCCAACGGTGTGCCCTTGATGGCTTCCTTGGCGGCGGTCTTGATCTTGGCGATGCGCGCGATGCCCGCCTGGCTCATCGGGTCGCCTTCGTGGCTGATGATGAACCGCACCGCGTGCCCGTCCGGCGAGAGGAACTGTTCCAGGCCGCGTTGGAAGTCGGGATTGTCGAAAACCTCGGGAGGCAGATAGAACGAGTCGTCGTTGCGCGAAGCATCAAAGGCTTCGCCCATCGCCGCCGAATCCTCCTGCATCGCGGCCATCTGATCCTGCAGCCCTTCCTGGGTGGAATGCATGCTCAGCATCTGCGCCTTCATGCTCTTCATGGTCTGGATCATCTCGGGCATCATCGCGGTCAGCTGGGGCATGAGCGTGTCCAGGCGCTGCATGAGCGGCAGCAGGTTGTTGATGTCTTCGGTCATGACGTCGATTCCGTCGAGGGTGTCGAACACCGACCGCAGCGACCAGCAGACCGGGATGTCGTAGCAGTGCTTTTCCCAGTAGAAGTAGCTGCGGATGGGGCGGAAGAAATCGTCGAAATCCGCAATATGGTTGCGCAACTCCTCGACATCGACCACCATCCCCGTCATCTGAATGACCATTTCGTGGGTGACATCGGCCATCTGCTGGGTGAGGCTGTGCATCCGCTCCATCTGGTCGATGTTGGACTGAATGTCGTTGACCTGCTCCAGCATCCTGGCCGTCAGGTCCTGGTTGTATTTCTCGGTCAGTTTCTGGCTGGTGCCCTGCATGCTGATCAGGAACGGGATTGAGGTGTGCTCGATCGGTTTGCCGTCCGGCCGGGTGATGGCCTGCACCCGGGATATCCCCTCCACGGCGAAAATGGCCTTGGCGATCTTGTTGATCACCAAAAAGTCGGCCGAATTACGCATGTCGTGGTCGCTTTCGACCATCAGCACCTCGGGGTTCATCCGGGCCTGGGAGAAATGGCGCTCCGCGGCCGCATAGCCTTCGTTGGCCGGTAGGTCGGCGGGCAGGTAGTTGCGGTCGTTGTAGTTGGTCCGGTAGCCCGGCAGGGTCAGCAGACCGACGAGCGCCAGGGCCACCGCACCGACCAGGATGGGGCCGGGCCAGCGGACGATGGCGGCCCCGACCTTGCGCCAGCCCCGCACCCGCGCCATCCGCTTGGGCTCGAGCAGCTTGCCGAACCGGCTCGTCACGGCGATTATCGCCGGGCCCAGGGTGAGTGCGGCGGCGACGACGATGACCATCCCGATCGCCAACGGCACACCGAGGGTCTGAAAGTACGGCAGTCGGGTGAAGCTCAGACAGAACGTGGCACCCGCGATGGTCAGACCCGAGCCCAGCACGACATGGGCGGTGCCGCCGAACATGGTGTAGTACGCCGACTCCCGGTCCTGGCCGAGCCCGCGTGCTTCCTGGTAGCGGCCGATCAGGAAGATGGCGTAGTCGGTGGCGGCCGCGATCGCCAGCACCACGAGCAGGTTGGTCGCGAAGGTCGAGAGCCCAATGATCCGGTGGAAACCGAGGAAAGCCACGCCCCCGCGGGTGGCGAGCAGCCCGAGCACCACCATCGTCAGCATGATCGCCGACGTGATGATCGACCGGTAGACCAGCAGCAACATCACGATGATCACGGTGAACGTGACCGCCTCGATCACCTGCAGACTACGGTCGCCGGCCTGCTGCTGATCGGCGACCAGCGCGGCCGAACCGGTGACGTACACCTTGACACCGGGTGGCGGCGCAAGGCGCTCGACGATGGTCTTGACCGCTTCCACGGACTCGTTGGCCAGTGACTCGCCCTGATTGCCCGCGAGTTTCACCTGAACGTAGGCGGCCTTGCCGTCGCTGCTCTGGGCGCCGGTGGCGGTCAGTGGATCCCCCCAAAAGTCCTGCAAGGACTGGACGTGGGTGGTGTCGGCTTGCAGTCTGCCGATCATCTGGTCGTAAAACGCATGGGCGGCGTCACCGAGCGGCCGCTGGCCCTCCAGCACGATCATCGCCGCGCTGTCGGAGTCTCCCTCCTCGAACACCTTGCCGATGTGTTTCATCGAGATCATCGACGGTGCCGCGTCGGGGCTCATCGACACCGCCTGTATCTGTCCGACCGTTTCCAGTTGCGGCACAGTGACGTTGAGGACGGCGATGGTGACCAACCACCCAAGGATGATCGGCACCGCGAAGGTACGGATCATTCTGGGGATGAACGGTCGCGCCGCGTGCCTGTCGGGCGGGACGGAGCCCGTCGGCGCAGCTGTCCTTTGCACGATCATGCGGATTTCACAAAGCAGTAGGTCAGGGCATCCACGCCGGTTGCGGTCCGCTCGTCCTTCACTTCGCCATCGACGGTGATTCGGCAGGTGATGGAAGTGCCGTCGCCTTGCGCGAGGATGTTGGGGGCCGCGGACGGCGCCGTGGTCTTCAAGGTGAGCGACCACGGCAGGGCTGCGCCGTCGATCCGCTGTGGCTTGGCGTCGAGGTCCAGGTAGTTGATGTTGACGTAACTACCGGAGCCGGAAACTTCGTACTCCACCACCTTGGGGTCGAACGGCTCCGGGTCATCGGCGAAGACCTTCGGCGTCACCAAGATGCCTTCGGAACCAAAGAAAGTGCGGATCCGCTGCACCGTGAAGCCGGCGATGGCGACCACAACCAGGATGAGCAGCGGTATCCAGGCACGCTTGAGAGTTCCAATCATCGCCCTCCGCCTCTGCCGCATGAAGTTCACGCCGGTCTGGTGACGCATACCGAACGTCACAGATTTCAGAGTACAGTGAAACTTGTGAGCGTCAACGACGGGGTCGATCAGATGGGCGCCGAGCCCGACATCATGGAATTCGTCGAACAGATGGGCGGCTATTTCGAGTCCAGGAGTTTGACTCGGTTGGCGGGTCGATTGTTGGGCTGGCTGCTGGTGTGTGATCCCGAGCGGCAGTCCTCGGAGGAACTGGCGACGGCGCTGGCGGCCAGCAGCGGGGGGATCAGCACCAATGCCCGGATGCTGATCCAATTTGGGTTCATTGAGCGGCTCGCGGTCGCCGGGGATCGGCGCACCTATTTCCGGTTGCGGCCCAACGCTTTCGCGGCTGGCGAGCGTGAACGCATCCGGGCAATGGCCGAACTGCAGGACCTGGCTGACGTGGGGCTGAGGGCGCTGGGCGACGCCCCGCCGCAGCGAAGCCGACGGCTGCGGGAGATGCGGGATCTGTTGGCATATATGGAGAACGTCGTCTCCGACGCCCTGGGGCGATACAGCCAGCGAACCGGAGAGGACGACTGATGAGCAACCTCGCAATCTGACCGAGGTGGCGAGCAAGACGGCGATTGGCCTGTGGTCACTCCTTGTTGATGCGGTTGCCCGCGCCGAGGTTATCGATTGTGGGGTCACCGTTTTTGTAGGTGACCGTGTTGTCCAGCCCAACAACAACGAGGCGCTCGTCGATCCTGTCGAAGGCGATCTTGTTGTTCGCACCACCGACGGTCACCGTTTCGCAGGTGCCGTTGACGGTCAGCGTGTTGTCCGAGCCGGCCACGTTCAGTGACTTGCCGTCAGCGCAGTCAAGGGTGGCGGTAGTCCCGATGGATCCGTAGGTCAGCATGTCACCGATCTGGATCGAAGCGGTTGTGGATTCTCCGGTCGTCACGGTCGGCGCCGCGGTCGGGCCGCTCGTCGCTGTCGTGGTGGTGGCGGTCGCGGGCGTCGTGGTAGCTGCCGGCGGGTTGGCAGTGGAACTGCAGCCGGCCAGCGGCAACGCTGCGGCAGCCAGCGCCAGAGCAAAGGTCGCCAACCGGGAGTGGGTAGCGCGATCGGCGCGCAACGGTTTCTCGACCACCTCAGCCGACCCGCTGCAGTCGGTTTACCATTCCTAGTTCCCGGCCACGGTCCCAGATGAACGGATCACCATTGCGGAAGAACACCGTTTCGTCCCAGCCGTAGACGGTGATGTCGTTGATGATCGTGTCGGCGACAACGGTGTTGGACGAGCCCATCACGGTCACCGCCCAGCAGGTTCCCAGCGCGGTCACGATGTTCTGAGTGCCGTTGACCAACAAGGTGGATTCGTTGCAGTCCAGCGTCCGCTCGATGCCCTGCCCGGTGACATGGGTGTCGCCGTTCTTGGCGTGTGCGGCCGGCGGTGGGGCGGCCAAGGCGACAGCGATGGTGATGACACCGGCAGCCAGCGACGCGGCGACGGTGTTCCACTTCACGGCGGGC
Above is a window of Mycobacterium tuberculosis H37Rv DNA encoding:
- the mmpL5 gene encoding transmembrane transport protein MmpL5; translation: MIVQRTAAPTGSVPPDRHAARPFIPRMIRTFAVPIILGWLVTIAVLNVTVPQLETVGQIQAVSMSPDAAPSMISMKHIGKVFEEGDSDSAAMIVLEGQRPLGDAAHAFYDQMIGRLQADTTHVQSLQDFWGDPLTATGAQSSDGKAAYVQVKLAGNQGESLANESVEAVKTIVERLAPPPGVKVYVTGSAALVADQQQAGDRSLQVIEAVTFTVIIVMLLLVYRSIITSAIMLTMVVLGLLATRGGVAFLGFHRIIGLSTFATNLLVVLAIAAATDYAIFLIGRYQEARGLGQDRESAYYTMFGGTAHVVLGSGLTIAGATFCLSFTRLPYFQTLGVPLAIGMVIVVAAALTLGPAIIAVTSRFGKLLEPKRMARVRGWRKVGAAIVRWPGPILVGAVALALVGLLTLPGYRTNYNDRNYLPADLPANEGYAAAERHFSQARMNPEVLMVESDHDMRNSADFLVINKIAKAIFAVEGISRVQAITRPDGKPIEHTSIPFLISMQGTSQKLTEKYNQDLTARMLEQVNDIQSNIDQMERMHSLTQQMADVTHEMVIQMTGMVVDVEELRNHIADFDDFFRPIRSYFYWEKHCYDIPVCWSLRSVFDTLDGIDVMTEDINNLLPLMQRLDTLMPQLTAMMPEMIQTMKSMKAQMLSMHSTQEGLQDQMAAMQEDSAAMGEAFDASRNDDSFYLPPEVFDNPDFQRGLEQFLSPDGHAVRFIISHEGDPMSQAGIARIAKIKTAAKEAIKGTPLEGSAIYLGGTAAMFKDLSDGNTYDLMIAGISALCLIFIIMLITTRSVVAAAVIVGTVVLSLGASFGLSVLIWQHILGIELHWLVLAMAVIILLAVGADYNLLLVARLKEEIHAGINTGIIRAMGGSGSVVTAAGLVFAFTMMSFAVSELTVMAQVGTTIGMGLLFDTLIVRSFMTPSIAALLGKWFWWPQVVRQRPIPQPWPSPASARTFALV
- the fadE8 gene encoding acyl-CoA dehydrogenase FadE8, producing the protein MSDTHVVTNQVPPLENYNPASSPVLIEALIQEGGQWGLDEVNEVGAISASCQAQRWGELADRNRPILHTHDAYGYRVDEVEYDPAYHELMRTAITHGMHAAPWADDRPGAHVVRAAKTSVWTVEPGHICPISMTYAVVPALRYNSELAAVYEPLLTSREYDPELKPATTKAGITAGMSMTEKQGGSDVRAGTTQATPNADGSYSLTGHKWFTSAPMCDIFLVLAQAPDGLSCFLLPRVLPDGTRNRMFLQRLKDKLGNHANASSEVEYDGAVAWLVGEEGRGVPTIIEMVNLTRLDCALGSATSMRTGLTRAVHHAQHRKAFGAYLIDQPLMRNVLADLAVEAEAATIVAMRMAGATDNAVRGNETEALLRRIGLAAAKYWVCKRSTAHAAEALECLGGNGYVEDSGMPRLYREAPLMGIWEGSGNVSALDTLRAMATRPACVEVLFDELARSAGQDPRLDGHVERLRPQLGDLDTIGYRARKIAEDICLALQGSLLVRHGHPAVAEAFLATRLGGQWGGAYGTMPAGLDLAPILERALVKG
- a CDS encoding transmembrane protein, which encodes MKWNTVAASLAAGVITIAVALAAPPPAAHAKNGDTHVTGQGIERTLDCNESTLLVNGTQNIVTALGTCWAVTVMGSSNTVVADTIINDITVYGWDETVFFRNGDPFIWDRGRELGMVNRLQRVG
- the echA5 gene encoding enoyl-CoA hydratase EchA5 (enoyl hydrase (unsaturated acyl-CoA hydratase) (crotonase)), which codes for MSDLVRVERKGRVTTVILNRPASRNAVNGPTAAALCAAFEQFDRDDAASVAVLWGAGGTFCAGADLKAFGTPEANSVHRTGPGPMGPSRMMLSKPVIAAVSGYAVAGGLELALWCDLRVAEEDAVFGVFCRRWGVPLIDGGTVRLPRLIGHSRAMDMILTGRGVPADEALAMGLANRVVPKGQARQAAEELAAQLAALPQQCLRSDRLSALHQWGLPESAALDLEFASIARVAGEALEGARRFAAGAGRHGAPAPRAEQGDTL
- the mmpS5 gene encoding membrane protein MmpS5; this encodes MIGTLKRAWIPLLILVVVAIAGFTVQRIRTFFGSEGILVTPKVFADDPEPFDPKVVEYEVSGSGSYVNINYLDLDAKPQRIDGAALPWSLTLKTTAPSAAPNILAQGDGTSITCRITVDGEVKDERTATGVDALTYCFVKSA
- the echA4 gene encoding enoyl-CoA hydratase EchA4 (enoyl hydrase (unsaturated acyl-CoA hydratase) (crotonase)) → MTHAIRPVDFDNLKTMTYEVTGRIARITFNRPEKGNAIIADTPLELSALVERADLDPGVHVILVSGRGEGFCAGFDLSAYAEGSSSTGGGGAYQGTVLDGKTQAVNHLPNQPWDPMIDYQMMSRFVRGFASLMHADKPTVVKIHGYCVAGGTDIALHADQVIAAADAKIGYPPTRVWGVPAAGLWAHRLGDQRAKRLLFTGDCITGAQAAEWGLAVEAPEPADLDERTERLVARIAALPVNQLIMVKLALNSALLQQGVATSRMVSTVFDGAARHTPEGHAFVADAVEHGFRDAVRRRDEPFGDYGRQASRV